One Caldalkalibacillus uzonensis DNA window includes the following coding sequences:
- a CDS encoding DNA polymerase IV, whose translation MNKASSKMSREQVIFLVDVQSFFASIEKTADPSLQHKPIVVAGDPERRSGVILAACPLAKQWGIETAEALWEAQQKCPSVTVVKPHMQKYIDISVQITTILQSFTDLVEPYSIDEQFMDVTPTLHLFGGEPWDVASLLQHKIQQEVGVYVRIGIGPNKVLAKMACDNFAKKNKAGIAQISHDTLPTTLWPLPVRALFGVGSRISRHLERMGIRTIGQLAQTPVERLSQKWGINGERLWLTANGIDHSPVSPRSHDEQKAIGHHMTLPRDYETIEQIKVILLELSEEVGRRARLKGYVGDTVSVGVRGARFDFPTGFHRQIKLPQKTNYGLDVFKAAFNLFRTHWDGEPIRSAGVTLSGLESDHCRQLSLFDTTLKKERLSQAMDHIKHKYGAAAILRAASLTAAGQARDRAKKIGGHYK comes from the coding sequence ATGAACAAAGCAAGTAGCAAGATGTCCCGGGAGCAGGTCATTTTTCTGGTCGATGTGCAATCTTTCTTTGCCAGCATTGAAAAAACAGCGGATCCCTCGCTGCAGCATAAACCGATTGTGGTGGCCGGAGATCCAGAGCGGCGCAGCGGGGTGATCCTGGCCGCCTGCCCCCTGGCCAAACAGTGGGGGATTGAAACAGCAGAAGCATTGTGGGAAGCCCAGCAAAAATGTCCCTCTGTCACTGTGGTCAAACCTCATATGCAAAAGTACATTGATATCTCAGTGCAGATCACCACCATCTTGCAAAGTTTCACTGACCTGGTTGAACCGTACAGCATCGACGAACAGTTTATGGATGTGACACCCACCTTACATTTATTTGGTGGTGAACCCTGGGATGTAGCCAGCCTTTTGCAACACAAGATCCAGCAGGAAGTAGGCGTCTATGTCCGCATCGGCATTGGCCCCAATAAAGTGCTAGCCAAAATGGCCTGCGATAATTTTGCCAAGAAAAACAAAGCAGGTATCGCCCAGATCAGCCATGACACACTGCCAACCACGTTGTGGCCTCTTCCGGTCCGCGCCCTGTTTGGCGTGGGCAGCCGCATAAGCCGCCACTTGGAACGCATGGGTATCCGCACCATCGGCCAATTGGCTCAAACCCCCGTGGAGCGTCTCTCCCAAAAATGGGGCATTAATGGAGAACGGCTGTGGTTAACGGCCAACGGCATTGATCACTCCCCTGTGTCTCCCCGCTCCCATGACGAACAAAAGGCCATCGGTCATCATATGACCCTGCCCCGGGATTATGAAACCATAGAACAGATCAAAGTGATTTTATTGGAATTAAGTGAAGAGGTAGGCCGCCGGGCCCGCCTAAAAGGATATGTGGGTGATACCGTTTCCGTGGGTGTGCGCGGGGCCCGCTTTGATTTTCCCACCGGCTTTCACCGCCAGATTAAATTGCCCCAAAAAACCAACTATGGACTGGATGTGTTTAAAGCCGCTTTTAATCTGTTTCGCACCCATTGGGACGGGGAACCGATTCGCAGTGCCGGCGTGACGCTGTCCGGATTGGAATCTGATCACTGCCGGCAGCTCAGTTTGTTTGACACCACACTGAAAAAAGAACGTTTAAGCCAAGCCATGGATCATATTAAACATAAATACGGGGCCGCCGCCATTTTGCGTGCCGCCTCCCTTACTGCAGCAGGCCAGGCCCGGGACCGGGCCAAAAAAATAGGAGGGCATTACAAATAA
- a CDS encoding Crp/Fnr family transcriptional regulator: MMRGQPFLTQERRTWQNTSILSEQNFLKLKEIMYDHTFEAGSYLFWEGDPADKLFYIKQGQVKLTKTNAEGKEFTLHMFQEGDLVGELAGFTTLKHSYNALVTKDSIIGVIQTRDLEVLLWQHGDLAVEFIKWMGLMNRITETKVRDLMFYGKPGALCSTLIRLANTYGKQTEQGWHISHKVTHAELGEFIGATRESVNRMLRDLTQKGVIAQEQGYIIIKDMDYLRDICHCEQCPITVCRI, encoded by the coding sequence ATGATGCGAGGACAACCCTTTTTGACCCAAGAACGTAGGACGTGGCAAAACACATCCATTCTTTCCGAACAGAACTTTCTAAAACTGAAGGAGATCATGTATGACCATACGTTTGAAGCTGGCTCTTATCTTTTCTGGGAAGGGGATCCAGCCGACAAACTTTTTTATATCAAACAGGGGCAAGTCAAGCTGACCAAAACAAACGCTGAAGGAAAAGAGTTTACTTTGCACATGTTTCAAGAGGGTGATCTGGTCGGGGAATTAGCGGGATTTACCACATTAAAGCACAGTTACAATGCCTTGGTGACCAAAGACAGTATCATCGGTGTCATCCAAACTCGTGATTTGGAAGTGTTGCTCTGGCAGCACGGGGATCTGGCGGTTGAATTTATCAAGTGGATGGGCCTGATGAATCGTATCACAGAAACTAAAGTGAGAGATTTGATGTTTTATGGCAAGCCAGGCGCTTTGTGTTCAACTTTAATCCGCCTGGCCAATACGTACGGCAAACAGACTGAACAGGGGTGGCATATCTCTCACAAAGTAACCCATGCGGAATTGGGTGAATTTATTGGAGCGACAAGGGAAAGTGTCAACCGCATGCTGCGAGATTTGACCCAAAAAGGGGTGATTGCTCAGGAACAAGGCTATATTATCATTAAAGATATGGATTATTTAAGAGATATTTGCCACTGTGAGCAATGTCCCATTACCGTATGCCGTATCTAA